Part of the bacterium genome is shown below.
GCCTCGCCAAAGTCGCCGGGGCTGTCGCCGGTGCCGCGGTAATCGAAGCGCCCGCAGGCGATGTCGGCCGCGCAGAACGTCCGTGCGGCCTCGACCAGCACACGATGGGCGCACTTCTTCTCTTCGGCGAAGGGGTCGCAGAACAGCAGCCCCCAGCGGGGGTGCTGAGCCTCGGTGCACGCGTGCATGACCGCGTGCAGCGACACCGCCCCCGGAATGACCGCGACGGCCTCAGGCGCCTGGACCATGCGTGTCAGCTCCGCTTCTGGTCAACGAAGGCGGCGATGTTGTCTACCGTCGAGAACGTCTCGGTGCTGAAGTCCGTGTCCTCCAGCGTGATGCCGAACTCCTCTTCCAACCCCACGACGATCTCGAACAGATTGACTGAATCGATCTTGTACTCGTCCATGAGATTGGCTGCGTCGGGGATGTCCGCCGGGGCGACGTTGAGGAACAGTCGCTCGACGATCATGTCCTTGATTTGCTGCTTGAGTTGCTCATCAACCGCCATCGAGACCCTCCGTTGTCATGCGCTTGGCGCTGGTGGCCCCGCCGAGCGGATCAGTTCCCGCTCCTGGCCACGATGTGATCCTGTATCTCCCGGCTCAGCGTCGTGAAGTACGCGCTGTAGCCCGACACGCGCACCGCCAGGTGACTCCATTTCTCCGGCTCCCGCTGCGCCGCCTGCAACTGCTCCGCCCCCACGATGTTGAACTCCAGATGCATCCCGCCGCCCTGGAAGTAGGTGGTCACCAGATCGGCGAGCAGTTCCGCCTCGCCCCCACGGGGCAGCGCCGTCGGGTGCAGTTCGCAGATCAGCGACGTGCCGGCCGCGGCGCGGGTCTGGTCAATGTGCGCCGCCGACAGTAGCGCCGCCGCCGGTCCGCTGCGGCCCCGGCCCGGGTGGGGCATGAGGCTATTGGCCAGGTTCTCGCGCGCGTGCCGGCCATCGGCCGAGGCCGCGCACACCGCCCCGCCGCCGATAGCCTGCGTGAAGGTGAACAGGTGCGCGTGGTAACGCCCGCCACGCGGGTGAGGGAACTGGTCGAGCAAGTCGCAGAACTCCTCGGCCAGGCCATCGGCGACCCCGTCTACGTCACCCTCGTTGTTGCCGTACTTCGGCGCGCCGTGCAGCAACTGCTGCCGCAGGTCCTCGTGACCAGCGAAGTCCTCCCGCAGCGCCGTGAGCAGCTCCCCCA
Proteins encoded:
- a CDS encoding acyl carrier protein produces the protein MAVDEQLKQQIKDMIVERLFLNVAPADIPDAANLMDEYKIDSVNLFEIVVGLEEEFGITLEDTDFSTETFSTVDNIAAFVDQKRS